One window of the Pyrinomonadaceae bacterium genome contains the following:
- the mreD gene encoding rod shape-determining protein MreD, translating to MRQLKIAIVLLIAIALPSGLAAIWQPLASFDLVLVMVVYFALQREPLNALLIGAIAGLATDALSRGLLGAGGFSKVLTAYAVYFVASRVMLDTTLLRIPVLAAAALIDNLVYFGMNRLLGQSTSMPFAQALSYKLIATTVLGTLLLYVHDNFFSDKARNRRQFSTRRRDARRSSGLFGRKRRTTSRQW from the coding sequence ATGCGCCAACTGAAAATTGCCATAGTGCTGCTGATCGCTATCGCCCTGCCGTCCGGGTTGGCGGCGATCTGGCAACCGCTGGCGTCCTTTGATCTGGTGTTGGTGATGGTGGTGTATTTCGCGCTGCAGCGCGAGCCACTTAACGCTTTGCTCATTGGCGCCATCGCCGGGCTGGCCACGGATGCTTTAAGCCGCGGGTTATTGGGCGCGGGCGGGTTTTCAAAAGTGCTTACGGCGTACGCCGTTTACTTCGTCGCGTCGCGCGTCATGCTGGACACAACCCTGCTGCGAATTCCGGTGCTCGCGGCGGCGGCGCTCATCGATAATCTCGTTTACTTCGGCATGAACCGGCTGTTGGGACAGTCGACTTCAATGCCGTTTGCGCAGGCGCTGTCGTACAAGCTAATCGCGACAACTGTCCTGGGCACACTCCTGCTTTACGTGCACGACAATTTCTTCAGTGACAAAGCGAGAAACCGTCGCCAGTTCTCAACCCGGCGCCGCGACGCTCGTCGCAGTTCCGGATTGTTCGGCAGAAAAAGAAGAACCACCAGCCGGCAGTGGTAG